A section of the Rhodobacteraceae bacterium M382 genome encodes:
- a CDS encoding acyl carrier protein, with protein sequence MSIQDKVTAIIAEQAVLEPADVTPDSTLEDLGIDSLGLVESIFAIEEEFDISIPFNANDPSASDFDISNVAAIISGIEKLIAEKG encoded by the coding sequence ATGAGCATTCAGGACAAGGTCACTGCAATCATCGCTGAACAGGCTGTCTTGGAGCCTGCAGATGTGACACCCGACAGCACGCTGGAGGATCTGGGGATTGACAGTCTGGGGTTGGTCGAGAGCATTTTTGCCATTGAAGAGGAATTCGACATATCGATCCCGTTCAATGCGAACGACCCTAGCGCCAGCGATTTCGACATCTCGAATGTCGCTGCAATAATTTCAGGTATCGAAAAGCTGATTGCTGAAAAAGGGTGA
- a CDS encoding multidrug efflux RND transporter permease subunit: MFSSFFISRPKFAIVISLVLTVLGLIGYMALPVAQFPEITPPVVTVNANYTGANAETVETSVAAPIEAQVNGVDGMIYMSSTSSDNGSYSLSVTFEVGTDPDIASVNVQNRVAQAMASLPAEVTSSGVVTQKASSNMLLVTALTSPNGTYDDVFLSNYSSINIKDALSRINGVGNADVLTDLEYAMRLWLDPNKMAGLGVTPGDVINAVREQNLEVSAGQIGSPPVPGDQTFQYTIKSRGRLATTREFEDIVIRSGSEGNQVRVRDIARVELGARTYNNSGFLDDGPASILAVYQAPGANALAVAEQVRAELDRLSLTFPDDVEYAIPFDSTKFVEQSLKDVISTLMMTFALVVSVVFVFLGNFRATLIPMIAIPVSLIGTFAFLLAFGMTLNTISLFALVLAIGIVVDDAIVVVENVERLIADEGLSAPDATRKAMGQISGPVIATTLVLLAVFVPVTFMPGITGRLYSQFAVTISIAVIISSINALTLSPALCALVLKPRSGPPRGLLAVFEGVIGGVRTGYVGIVRRLVRLPIIGLAIVLGMGAGLGGLFSITPKGFIPLEDNGYLFVDVQLPDAAALGRTEQVAARLRDQLKQVPGVEHTVLVNGFSMLNGGLPNGAMIIVTLDPWDDRTDDAQSADAILAQIYGIANSEAAASIVAFNPPPISGLGMSAGVELQVQQTGGGTPQDLSAALGSLVYAANQRPEIERAFTTFRANVPQVFVDLDREKAKTLQVAISEVFQTLQAQLGSYYVNDFNLYGRVYRVMIQADGSYRDKVEDIGNLYVRSTTGEMVPLSTLVDVENILGPVLLKRHNMFRSATVTATPAPGLSTGDAIRVMEESAAESLPPGYAFEWTGTAQQQQDSAGLVQVILVMAILFGYLFLVAQYESWTMPVAILLSVIVALFGAVVTVSAIGSDINLYTQIGMIMLIGLASKNAILIVEFAIEQHNAGKTIREAAIEAAFQRFRAVMMTALSFLLGVIPLLVASGAGAASQKAIGFAVFGGMLFATVIGVIVVPVLYALMQGVRERLKGAAKLT; encoded by the coding sequence ATGTTCTCCTCCTTTTTTATCTCGCGCCCGAAATTCGCGATCGTCATTTCGCTGGTGCTGACTGTTTTGGGGTTGATCGGCTACATGGCGTTGCCCGTGGCCCAATTCCCTGAAATCACGCCTCCGGTTGTCACGGTGAACGCCAATTACACCGGTGCCAACGCAGAGACCGTGGAAACCAGCGTCGCCGCTCCAATCGAAGCGCAGGTGAACGGTGTGGATGGCATGATCTATATGTCCTCCACCTCTTCAGACAATGGATCCTACAGCCTGTCCGTCACCTTTGAGGTTGGCACCGACCCGGATATCGCGTCGGTCAACGTGCAGAACCGCGTGGCCCAGGCCATGGCATCCTTGCCGGCCGAGGTCACCAGTTCCGGGGTTGTGACGCAAAAGGCATCGTCCAACATGTTGCTCGTGACGGCGCTGACCTCGCCAAACGGGACGTATGACGATGTGTTCCTGTCCAATTATTCGTCCATCAATATCAAGGATGCACTGAGCCGGATTAATGGGGTCGGCAATGCCGATGTTCTGACCGATCTGGAATATGCCATGCGGCTCTGGCTGGACCCCAACAAGATGGCCGGACTGGGCGTGACGCCCGGGGACGTCATAAACGCGGTCCGCGAACAAAACCTCGAAGTGTCCGCAGGTCAGATCGGATCGCCTCCTGTGCCGGGGGATCAGACGTTTCAATACACGATCAAATCCCGTGGTCGTCTGGCAACCACCCGCGAATTCGAAGACATTGTGATCCGCTCCGGTTCAGAAGGAAATCAGGTGCGGGTACGTGATATCGCCCGGGTCGAACTGGGGGCACGCACCTATAACAATTCAGGTTTTCTGGATGACGGACCGGCGTCCATTCTGGCGGTGTATCAGGCTCCCGGAGCCAATGCGCTGGCGGTGGCTGAACAGGTTCGCGCCGAATTGGACCGTCTGTCGTTGACGTTCCCTGATGATGTCGAATACGCGATCCCCTTTGACTCGACGAAATTCGTCGAACAATCGCTCAAGGATGTGATCAGCACGTTGATGATGACCTTTGCGCTGGTTGTGTCGGTTGTCTTTGTCTTTCTTGGCAATTTCCGCGCCACGTTGATCCCGATGATCGCCATTCCCGTGTCCCTGATCGGGACATTTGCGTTTCTGCTGGCCTTTGGCATGACATTGAACACGATCTCGTTGTTCGCGCTGGTGCTGGCCATCGGCATCGTGGTGGATGATGCGATCGTCGTGGTCGAGAATGTTGAACGGTTGATTGCGGACGAAGGGTTGAGTGCCCCGGATGCCACCCGCAAGGCGATGGGGCAGATTTCAGGCCCGGTGATTGCGACGACCCTGGTGTTGTTGGCAGTCTTCGTGCCGGTGACCTTCATGCCCGGGATTACGGGGCGGTTGTATTCGCAGTTTGCTGTGACAATTTCGATTGCGGTTATCATCTCGTCCATCAACGCACTGACCCTGTCTCCCGCGCTTTGCGCCTTGGTGCTCAAACCGCGGTCCGGCCCGCCGCGTGGCCTGCTGGCTGTGTTCGAAGGGGTGATCGGTGGCGTCCGTACCGGGTATGTAGGTATCGTTCGTCGTCTGGTCCGCCTGCCGATCATCGGGTTGGCTATTGTATTAGGGATGGGGGCAGGTCTGGGCGGCCTGTTTTCCATCACACCGAAAGGGTTCATTCCGCTCGAAGACAACGGCTATCTGTTCGTGGATGTTCAACTGCCGGATGCGGCTGCATTGGGGCGAACCGAGCAGGTCGCCGCCCGGTTGCGGGATCAACTGAAACAGGTGCCCGGTGTCGAACATACGGTTCTGGTCAATGGTTTCAGCATGTTGAACGGTGGTTTGCCCAATGGTGCCATGATCATCGTAACCCTGGATCCCTGGGATGACCGGACTGACGACGCGCAGAGCGCCGATGCAATCCTGGCTCAGATCTATGGAATCGCCAACAGCGAAGCGGCGGCCAGTATCGTTGCCTTCAACCCGCCACCGATTTCCGGCCTGGGGATGAGCGCGGGCGTCGAACTGCAAGTGCAACAGACAGGGGGCGGCACGCCCCAGGATCTGTCGGCGGCCTTGGGGTCGCTGGTATATGCGGCCAATCAACGCCCCGAGATCGAACGCGCCTTTACCACCTTTCGGGCCAATGTGCCTCAGGTCTTTGTTGATCTGGACCGGGAAAAGGCCAAAACCCTGCAGGTTGCCATTTCCGAAGTCTTTCAAACCCTTCAGGCCCAATTGGGGTCCTATTATGTCAATGACTTCAACCTGTACGGCCGTGTCTATCGGGTGATGATCCAGGCGGATGGGTCGTACCGGGACAAGGTCGAAGATATCGGCAATCTCTATGTCCGCTCGACCACAGGGGAAATGGTTCCACTGTCGACCCTGGTGGATGTCGAAAACATCCTGGGGCCGGTTCTGCTGAAGCGTCACAATATGTTCCGCTCGGCCACTGTCACGGCCACCCCGGCACCGGGGTTGTCGACAGGTGACGCGATCCGCGTGATGGAGGAATCCGCTGCCGAATCCTTGCCGCCCGGCTATGCCTTTGAATGGACCGGCACGGCGCAGCAACAACAGGACAGCGCGGGTCTCGTACAGGTGATCCTGGTGATGGCAATCCTGTTTGGGTATCTGTTCCTGGTGGCGCAATACGAAAGCTGGACGATGCCGGTCGCAATTCTGTTGTCGGTGATCGTGGCCCTGTTTGGCGCGGTGGTCACGGTGTCGGCAATCGGCAGCGACATCAACCTCTACACCCAAATCGGGATGATCATGTTGATTGGTCTGGCCTCGAAAAACGCGATTCTGATCGTTGAATTTGCGATTGAACAGCATAATGCCGGTAAAACCATCCGCGAGGCCGCAATCGAAGCGGCTTTCCAACGCTTCCGAGCCGTGATGATGACTGCGTTGTCCTTCCTGCTGGGGGTGATCCCGTTGCTGGTGGCTTCTGGTGCTGGTGCAGCCAGTCAAAAGGCCATCGGCTTTGCGGTGTTTGGCGGAATGCTGTTTGCCACAGTGATCGGGGTGATTGTGGTACCAGTGCTATATGCCCTGATGCAGGGTGTGCGCGAACGTCTCAAAGGCGCGGCAAAGCTGACATAA
- a CDS encoding L,D-transpeptidase family protein produces MYLTCRSFFARTVAAGAFSIALGLMSGMAEAQVTAFKQAIAEAASADDAVAKFYRAGNYEPIWTGDTDQARARRAALLDTLKMARLHGLPDLTAKADALMAQMADVRTTRDLGLVEVALSRAYVDYATDVQIGQVTPSKVDSGIVRDRPERDRSAYLTQLNTTAPSAAMRSLAPDTPEYRGLMKEKLRLERLMASGGWGEKVPNRKIEPGETGDNVVSLRNRMIRMGYMRPTPSRKYDATMQAAVQQFQLEHGLEADGVAGKETVQQINIPVRQRLKSIIVAMERERWMNRDRGPRHVLVNQTDFTAKIIDDGKVTFVTRSVVGKNTGDRRTPEFSDEMEHMVINPSWYVPRSIITKEYLPKLRANPHAVSHLEITDSRGRRVNRGAVDFSKYSSRSFPYAMRQPPSKRNALGLVKFMFPNKHNIYLHDTPQKHLFSREVRAYSHGCIRLAQPFEFAYALLALQEESPKEFFHRVLNTGKETKVVLEQKVPVHLIYRTAVVTQKGRTEYRRDIYGRDAKIWDALERVGVALPSVQG; encoded by the coding sequence ATGTATTTGACCTGCCGATCCTTTTTCGCCCGAACTGTTGCCGCCGGGGCGTTCAGTATCGCGCTTGGCCTGATGTCGGGGATGGCCGAGGCGCAGGTTACGGCCTTTAAACAGGCGATCGCTGAAGCCGCATCAGCCGATGATGCCGTTGCAAAATTCTATCGCGCGGGAAATTACGAACCCATCTGGACGGGGGATACGGATCAGGCGCGGGCGCGCCGCGCGGCTCTGTTGGATACGCTGAAGATGGCACGTTTGCATGGATTGCCGGATCTGACAGCCAAGGCTGATGCGCTGATGGCGCAGATGGCGGATGTGCGCACCACCCGGGATTTGGGATTGGTCGAAGTCGCACTGAGCCGGGCCTATGTGGATTATGCCACCGATGTGCAAATCGGTCAGGTCACCCCGTCCAAGGTGGACAGCGGCATTGTGCGCGACCGGCCCGAACGGGACCGCAGCGCATATCTGACGCAATTGAACACGACCGCTCCGTCCGCTGCGATGCGATCCTTGGCTCCGGATACGCCCGAATATCGCGGGTTAATGAAGGAAAAGCTGCGTTTGGAACGGCTGATGGCCAGCGGTGGGTGGGGCGAAAAGGTTCCAAACCGCAAGATCGAACCTGGTGAAACCGGTGACAATGTCGTTTCGCTGCGCAACCGGATGATCCGAATGGGGTACATGCGGCCAACGCCGTCGCGCAAATATGACGCGACCATGCAGGCTGCTGTTCAACAATTCCAGTTGGAACATGGACTCGAGGCGGATGGCGTTGCCGGCAAGGAAACCGTCCAACAGATCAACATCCCGGTGCGTCAGCGTCTGAAATCGATCATTGTCGCGATGGAGCGCGAACGCTGGATGAACCGGGACCGGGGCCCGCGTCACGTTCTGGTCAACCAGACAGATTTTACGGCCAAGATCATCGACGATGGCAAAGTCACCTTTGTGACCCGGTCCGTCGTGGGTAAAAACACCGGGGACCGGCGGACACCCGAGTTTTCGGATGAGATGGAGCATATGGTCATCAACCCCAGCTGGTATGTGCCGCGTTCGATCATCACCAAGGAATATCTTCCGAAACTGCGGGCAAACCCACATGCTGTCAGCCATTTGGAAATCACCGACAGCCGGGGGCGACGTGTGAACCGTGGTGCAGTTGATTTTTCCAAATATTCGTCGCGCAGCTTTCCCTATGCGATGCGCCAACCCCCATCCAAACGCAATGCGCTGGGGCTGGTCAAATTCATGTTCCCCAACAAACACAACATCTATCTGCACGACACGCCTCAAAAACACCTGTTCTCCCGCGAAGTCCGCGCCTATTCCCATGGGTGTATCCGGTTGGCGCAACCGTTTGAATTTGCCTATGCGTTGCTGGCACTTCAGGAAGAGTCGCCCAAGGAGTTCTTTCATCGGGTTCTGAACACGGGCAAGGAGACCAAGGTTGTCCTGGAACAGAAAGTACCGGTTCACCTGATCTATCGCACCGCCGTCGTGACCCAAAAGGGGCGCACTGAATATCGTCGCGACATCTATGGACGGGATGCCAAGATTTGGGACGCCTTGGAACGGGTGGGGGTGGCACTGCCCAGCGTTCAGGGGTAA
- a CDS encoding beta-ketoacyl-[acyl-carrier-protein] synthase family protein produces the protein MKRVVITGAGTINALGHSVPDTMEAMREGRCGIGDLAFRDVERLAIRIGGQVRGFEAEGRFNRQQISLYDRFTQFTLTAAKEAITQSGLEFHGDLSARSGVVLGTAGGGVSTWDDNYRAVYEEGKNRVHPFVVPKLMNNAAASHVSMEYNLKGPSFTVSTACASSNHAMAQAFQMVRSGMAPAMVTGGSESMLCFGGVKAWEGLRVMSKDACRPFSANRNGMVQGEGAGIFVFEDYDHARARGADILCEVVGWAMSSDASDIVMPSKQGAARAISGALRDAGISADAVGYINAHGTGTAANDKTECAAVADVFGPHADNLMISSTKSMHGHLIGGTGAVELLACIMAVRDGVIAPTIGYQEPDPECALDVVPNEARDASVSVALSNAFAFGGLNAVIALRKV, from the coding sequence ATGAAACGCGTTGTGATCACCGGGGCAGGGACCATCAATGCGCTGGGGCATTCGGTTCCCGACACGATGGAGGCCATGCGCGAAGGTCGCTGTGGGATTGGTGATCTGGCATTTCGCGACGTGGAGCGACTGGCAATTCGGATCGGCGGTCAAGTTCGTGGATTCGAAGCAGAGGGTCGATTTAACCGCCAACAGATCAGCCTTTATGATCGTTTCACCCAATTCACTTTGACGGCAGCCAAGGAAGCAATCACCCAGTCGGGGCTCGAATTTCATGGAGACCTCTCTGCGCGCTCGGGTGTGGTTCTGGGAACTGCCGGGGGCGGCGTCAGCACGTGGGATGACAATTACCGCGCGGTCTATGAAGAGGGCAAAAACAGGGTGCACCCCTTTGTGGTGCCCAAACTGATGAACAATGCCGCCGCCAGCCATGTGTCGATGGAGTACAACCTCAAAGGACCCTCTTTTACTGTGTCCACCGCCTGTGCGTCGTCCAACCACGCCATGGCCCAGGCGTTTCAGATGGTGCGATCGGGCATGGCGCCTGCCATGGTGACGGGCGGATCTGAATCCATGCTGTGTTTTGGCGGGGTCAAGGCCTGGGAAGGTCTGCGGGTCATGTCCAAGGATGCCTGTCGACCCTTCAGCGCCAATCGCAACGGTATGGTCCAGGGCGAAGGGGCCGGGATCTTTGTGTTCGAAGACTATGACCATGCGCGTGCGCGCGGTGCCGACATCCTGTGCGAAGTTGTGGGCTGGGCGATGTCATCGGACGCGTCCGATATCGTTATGCCGTCAAAACAGGGCGCAGCGCGGGCGATTTCGGGGGCGCTCAGAGATGCTGGCATCTCTGCGGATGCCGTTGGATATATCAACGCGCATGGCACGGGCACAGCCGCAAACGACAAAACAGAATGCGCCGCAGTCGCGGATGTGTTTGGCCCACACGCAGACAATCTGATGATTTCGTCAACCAAATCCATGCATGGGCACCTGATCGGCGGCACAGGCGCGGTCGAGCTTTTGGCCTGTATCATGGCCGTTCGCGATGGGGTGATCGCACCGACCATTGGGTATCAGGAGCCGGATCCGGAATGCGCGCTGGATGTGGTGCCAAACGAGGCCCGTGACGCCTCAGTTTCCGTAGCATTGAGCAACGCGTTTGCCTTTGGCGGTCTGAATGCGGTTATCGCTCTGCGCAAAGTATAA
- the lpxD gene encoding UDP-3-O-(3-hydroxymyristoyl)glucosamine N-acyltransferase produces MRFTVQQIAQSMGAEVAGDVALEVTGANEPALAGADDLALAMAPKYAESLAQGQARAALVWDGADWQSMGLKAAIFVSRPRMAMAGVTSMMDPGQSFGPGRHPMSAIDPTAVLGENVSVGPFTVIGPRTRIGANSIIGPNCVIGADVVIGVDALMRDSNSIGARVRIGDRFRTQPGARIGGDGFSFVTPEVSGAENVRKTLGDQGDAKAQSWLRIHSLGAVLIGDDVEIGTNCTIDNGTIRDTEIGDGTKLDNQVHIGHNTRIGKDCLLCGQCGISGSVEIGNNVVLGGQCGAVDNIFIGDGVIAAGGSKILSNVPAGRVLMGYPAVKMELHTDMYKAQRRLPRVMRDIEALKKAVSKPDAKS; encoded by the coding sequence ATGCGCTTTACAGTTCAACAGATTGCCCAGTCTATGGGTGCCGAGGTCGCGGGTGATGTCGCGCTGGAGGTTACTGGAGCGAATGAACCTGCTTTGGCGGGCGCGGATGACCTGGCATTGGCGATGGCACCCAAATACGCCGAGTCGCTGGCACAGGGCCAGGCGCGGGCGGCGTTGGTTTGGGATGGCGCTGATTGGCAATCAATGGGGCTGAAGGCGGCGATCTTTGTATCGCGCCCACGGATGGCTATGGCGGGTGTCACGTCGATGATGGATCCGGGGCAATCCTTTGGCCCAGGTCGTCACCCGATGTCGGCCATTGATCCCACTGCCGTGCTAGGGGAAAATGTGTCTGTCGGGCCATTCACCGTGATCGGCCCGCGAACCCGGATCGGGGCGAATTCGATCATTGGGCCCAATTGTGTGATTGGTGCGGATGTGGTGATTGGCGTGGATGCCTTGATGCGCGATTCAAATTCGATCGGGGCCCGGGTCCGGATTGGGGATCGTTTCCGGACACAGCCCGGAGCGCGCATAGGTGGCGACGGGTTTTCCTTTGTGACGCCCGAAGTGTCCGGTGCCGAAAACGTGCGCAAGACGCTGGGGGACCAGGGCGACGCCAAGGCGCAAAGCTGGCTCAGGATCCATTCTTTGGGCGCCGTTCTGATCGGCGATGATGTCGAGATCGGCACAAATTGCACGATCGACAATGGAACCATTCGCGATACGGAAATCGGCGATGGCACCAAATTGGACAATCAGGTGCACATCGGCCACAACACCCGTATCGGCAAGGACTGCCTGTTGTGCGGCCAATGCGGAATCTCCGGTTCAGTCGAAATTGGCAACAATGTTGTGCTGGGCGGCCAATGCGGGGCAGTCGACAATATCTTTATCGGCGACGGTGTCATTGCAGCCGGTGGCAGCAAGATCCTGTCCAACGTGCCCGCGGGGCGGGTCTTGATGGGCTATCCAGCGGTCAAGATGGAACTGCACACCGACATGTACAAGGCACAGCGCCGGCTACCCCGGGTGATGCGCGACATTGAGGCGCTGAAAAAGGCGGTTTCCAAACCGGATGCGAAGTCTTAA
- a CDS encoding efflux RND transporter periplasmic adaptor subunit, with product MLSVLPRSLLGPLALTIAIGLGSATMAQTPAAPKVSVAAAYTQMISDQATFIGRGQAIDKVDIRARVNGFLEERLVNNGAEVSEGELLFKIERSAYEATLDAQKANLAKAEANLELKIVEYARKEELFQRGSVPAAERDTAKANEKVAEAEVRSAKAAVRQAELNLSYTNIDAPFDGRIGAVQVSRGDVVSPDGVALVTLVREAPIFVSFALNEKEFVNVLEKLDVAANELSDSDRKPKVYVDLPNGRRLDEVGEIAFADNRIDPTTGTITLRARFANTRGFLIDGAFVSVGIEALEPVERVLIPQAAIQRDQRGDFVLVVGAQNTVEQRYITSGDQVETAVIVEDGLREGESVIVEGLQRVRPGVKVDAVLSGQAGE from the coding sequence ATGCTGTCGGTACTTCCCCGTTCCCTGCTAGGACCTCTCGCCCTGACGATTGCGATAGGTTTGGGCAGTGCCACGATGGCGCAGACACCGGCTGCGCCCAAGGTGTCAGTGGCCGCCGCTTATACGCAGATGATTTCGGATCAGGCGACCTTTATTGGACGGGGACAGGCCATCGACAAGGTCGATATCCGGGCGCGCGTCAACGGGTTCCTTGAAGAGCGGCTGGTCAACAATGGTGCCGAAGTGTCCGAAGGCGAATTGTTGTTCAAGATTGAACGCAGCGCCTATGAGGCCACTTTGGATGCCCAAAAGGCCAATCTGGCCAAGGCCGAAGCCAATCTGGAACTCAAGATCGTGGAGTATGCGCGCAAGGAAGAGCTGTTTCAGCGCGGCTCGGTGCCGGCAGCCGAACGAGATACGGCCAAGGCCAATGAAAAAGTCGCCGAAGCCGAAGTCCGCTCGGCCAAGGCAGCCGTGCGCCAGGCTGAACTGAACCTGAGCTACACCAATATCGACGCGCCCTTTGACGGTCGGATCGGGGCGGTCCAGGTCTCCCGGGGCGATGTGGTCTCACCTGATGGGGTGGCGCTGGTCACGCTGGTGCGCGAGGCACCGATCTTTGTGTCCTTTGCCCTGAACGAAAAGGAATTTGTCAACGTTCTGGAAAAATTGGATGTGGCTGCAAACGAACTCTCGGACAGTGACCGCAAACCCAAGGTCTATGTTGATCTGCCAAATGGACGGCGATTGGACGAAGTGGGCGAAATTGCCTTTGCCGACAACCGCATTGACCCGACAACGGGAACGATCACTTTGCGCGCGAGATTTGCCAACACGCGCGGTTTTCTGATTGACGGTGCCTTTGTCAGCGTAGGGATCGAAGCGCTGGAGCCCGTGGAACGGGTATTGATACCGCAAGCCGCCATTCAACGGGATCAACGGGGTGATTTTGTTCTGGTCGTCGGCGCGCAGAACACTGTGGAACAGCGTTATATCACCAGCGGCGACCAGGTCGAAACCGCGGTGATCGTCGAAGACGGGTTGCGCGAAGGGGAAAGCGTGATTGTCGAGGGGCTGCAGCGTGTGCGCCCCGGTGTCAAAGTCGATGCGGTCCTGAGCGGCCAGGCTGGAGAGTAA
- a CDS encoding DUF882 domain-containing protein, with amino-acid sequence MSNSISSTGMTRRALLGAFAATTLAATPTYSKAAGFLRGGGDIRRIRMYSGRTGERIDMIYWIDGKYIKDAVKEVNYFMRDWRTDQTKSMDLRTIDIMAASHNLLDVNEPYMLLSGYRSPQTNAMLRRRSRGVAKNSLHMKGQAADLRLSSRSVSQISRAAISCRAGGVGKYHRSNFVHMDCGVVRNWGG; translated from the coding sequence ATGAGCAATAGCATCAGTTCAACGGGCATGACCCGTCGGGCCCTCCTAGGGGCATTCGCAGCAACCACTCTTGCAGCGACACCAACCTACTCCAAGGCAGCAGGATTTCTGCGCGGCGGTGGCGACATCCGACGCATCCGCATGTATTCGGGCCGTACCGGCGAACGGATCGACATGATCTATTGGATCGACGGAAAATACATCAAGGACGCGGTGAAGGAGGTCAATTACTTCATGCGCGACTGGCGGACGGACCAGACCAAATCCATGGATCTTCGCACCATTGATATCATGGCTGCGTCGCATAATCTGTTGGACGTCAATGAACCCTATATGCTGTTGTCGGGCTATCGCAGCCCTCAGACCAACGCAATGTTGCGCCGCCGGTCCCGTGGTGTCGCCAAAAATTCGCTGCACATGAAAGGTCAGGCTGCTGACCTGCGCCTCTCTTCGCGATCTGTCAGCCAAATCTCGCGGGCCGCGATTTCGTGCCGTGCTGGCGGCGTTGGAAAATATCACCGCTCAAACTTTGTGCATATGGACTGTGGCGTGGTTCGCAATTGGGGCGGTTAA